In one Curtobacterium citreum genomic region, the following are encoded:
- the allB gene encoding allantoinase AllB: MTRLPADLVLRAHRTWVDGAWCPAAVVVRDGHVTDVLPVDADVPAAVDRTVPAGQVLLPGLVDTHVHVNEPGRTEWEGFASATRAAALGGVTTIVDMPLNSIPATVDAEALAVKRASADGRVAVDVGFWGGAVPANAGALADLHDEGVFGFKCFTAPSGVDEFPHLDPGQLQAAIAEVAAIDALLIVHAEDPAHLVAHDALGGRYEDFLATRPPVAERSAIGQVVDGARATGARVHVLHLSDAGALPMIRAAKDDGVRITVETCPHYLAFEAGSIPDGATEYKCCPPIRDDANRDALWAGLLDGTIDCVVSDHSPSTADLKTDDWGLAWGGIAGLQVGFRAVWTEAVRRGIALETVLPWFTTGPADLVGLDDRGRIAPGAVAHLAVFDPDALSVVDVAGLAHRNRVSAFAGLEARGRVTETWLRGKLVATADGGVTAVQGRLLERPARVAPQHARNERSGSLLTGTTDARTDLS, from the coding sequence GTGACGCGCCTCCCGGCCGACCTGGTGCTGCGCGCCCACCGGACGTGGGTCGACGGGGCGTGGTGTCCCGCAGCGGTCGTCGTCCGCGACGGCCACGTCACCGACGTGCTGCCGGTCGACGCGGACGTGCCCGCCGCCGTGGACCGGACGGTCCCGGCGGGCCAGGTGCTCCTGCCCGGCCTCGTCGACACGCACGTGCACGTCAACGAGCCCGGGCGGACCGAGTGGGAGGGCTTCGCGTCCGCCACCCGCGCCGCGGCGCTCGGCGGTGTGACGACCATCGTCGACATGCCGCTCAACTCGATCCCGGCGACCGTGGACGCCGAGGCGCTCGCGGTCAAGCGGGCGAGCGCGGACGGCCGCGTCGCGGTCGACGTCGGGTTCTGGGGCGGTGCGGTCCCGGCGAACGCGGGGGCGCTCGCGGACCTGCACGACGAGGGGGTGTTCGGGTTCAAGTGCTTCACAGCACCCTCGGGCGTCGACGAGTTCCCGCACCTCGACCCCGGGCAGCTGCAGGCCGCGATCGCCGAGGTCGCCGCGATCGACGCGCTCCTGATCGTGCACGCCGAGGACCCCGCGCACCTCGTCGCGCACGACGCGCTCGGCGGTCGGTACGAGGACTTCCTGGCGACCCGACCGCCGGTCGCCGAGCGCTCCGCGATCGGACAGGTCGTCGACGGGGCGCGGGCGACCGGTGCCCGCGTCCACGTGCTGCACCTGTCCGACGCCGGGGCGCTGCCGATGATCCGGGCCGCGAAGGACGACGGCGTGCGGATCACCGTCGAGACGTGCCCGCACTATCTGGCGTTCGAGGCGGGGTCGATCCCGGACGGCGCCACCGAGTACAAGTGCTGCCCGCCGATCCGCGACGACGCGAACCGCGACGCGCTGTGGGCGGGGCTCCTCGACGGAACCATCGACTGCGTCGTGTCGGACCACTCGCCGTCCACCGCGGACCTGAAGACCGACGACTGGGGGCTCGCCTGGGGCGGGATCGCCGGGCTGCAGGTGGGGTTCCGGGCGGTCTGGACCGAGGCGGTCCGGCGGGGCATCGCGCTCGAGACGGTGCTGCCGTGGTTCACGACCGGACCGGCCGACCTGGTCGGACTCGACGACCGCGGGCGGATCGCGCCGGGTGCGGTCGCGCACCTCGCCGTGTTCGACCCGGACGCGCTGTCGGTGGTCGACGTGGCCGGGCTCGCGCACCGCAACCGGGTCTCCGCGTTCGCCGGCCTGGAGGCACGGGGTCGGGTCACCGAGACCTGGTTGCGCGGCAAGCTGGTCGCCACCGCCGACGGCGGGGTGACGGCCGTCCAGGGCCGGCTGCTCGAGCGACCGGCACGCGTTGCTCCGCAACACGCTCGAAACGAACGTTCCGGTAGCCTGCTCACCGGAACGACCGACGCACGAACGGACCTGTCATGA
- a CDS encoding aspartate/glutamate racemase family protein yields MRIRVVNPNTTVAMTETIGRAAAAVAGPGTLVEAVTPTMGPASIESHYEEALAVPGLLEQVALGEQEGVDAYVVACFGDPGLDAAREIATGPVIGIAEAGFHAAAMLGRRFGVVTTLARTTGRAHELAERYGFASLVTEVRACEVAVLALDDPASGARELIVEECRAVVAGGADAVVLGCAGMAELCAEVSRAVGVPVVDGVAAATVLAESLVRLGLGTGKCGEYAPPPPKPVTGLLAGFRRDQPADATIGVAA; encoded by the coding sequence ATGCGCATCCGCGTCGTCAACCCGAACACCACCGTCGCCATGACCGAGACGATCGGCCGCGCAGCCGCGGCGGTCGCCGGCCCCGGGACCCTCGTCGAGGCCGTCACGCCCACCATGGGCCCGGCGTCGATCGAGAGTCACTACGAGGAGGCCCTGGCGGTCCCCGGGCTCCTCGAGCAGGTCGCGCTCGGCGAGCAGGAGGGCGTCGACGCGTACGTCGTGGCGTGCTTCGGCGACCCGGGACTCGACGCCGCGCGGGAGATCGCCACGGGTCCGGTGATCGGCATCGCCGAGGCCGGGTTCCACGCCGCGGCGATGCTCGGTCGGAGGTTCGGCGTCGTGACGACCCTGGCGCGGACGACCGGTCGGGCGCACGAGCTCGCCGAGCGGTACGGCTTCGCGTCGCTCGTCACCGAGGTGCGGGCGTGCGAGGTCGCCGTCCTGGCGCTCGACGACCCCGCGTCCGGCGCACGGGAGCTGATCGTCGAGGAGTGCCGGGCGGTCGTCGCGGGCGGCGCGGACGCGGTCGTGCTCGGCTGCGCCGGGATGGCCGAGCTCTGCGCCGAGGTCTCGCGGGCCGTCGGCGTGCCCGTGGTCGACGGCGTCGCCGCGGCCACGGTCCTCGCCGAGTCGCTCGTCCGGCTCGGCCTCGGCACCGGGAAGTGCGGCGAGTACGCGCCGCCGCCGCCCAAGCCGGTGACGGGGCTCCTCGCGGGGTTCCGACGCGACCAGCCGGCGGACGCGACGATCGGGGTGGCGGCGTGA
- a CDS encoding NCS1 family nucleobase:cation symporter-1, which translates to MVTEIATPVAAPHAPTPPSTARAGAGVVKPGYDPALTNEDLAPLREQRWTSYNIFAFWMSDVHSVGGYVTAGSLFALGIASWQVLVALVVGILIVQVFANLVAKPSQRTGVPYPVINRAVFGVVGANVPAIIRGLIAMAWYGVQTFLAAQSLNIVFLKFVPGSTALLDHSFLGLSALGWISYAILWVAQAALFSMGMEAIRRFIDWAGPAVYVVMIALAVYLVAKAGIGNISLTLHTGAPMSFGASIPVMLSAIAIVVSYFSGPMLNFGDFSRYGRSFRAVKRGNLWGLPVNFLFFSILTVLCASATVPVFGKLITDPIETVQAIDAPFAVLLGGLTFVTATVGINIVANFISPAFDFSNVAPRKISWRAGGMIAAVGSVLLTPWNWYGNDQAILYTLGILGALIGPLFGILIAGYYLVAKQRVAVDDMYSKEPTARYWYRNGWNPNAIWTLVVAGAVSVASAVLPPATGVLPWLSNYSWFIGCGLGLVLFRALEHRSPRMPALSADDPTVDHGAAPGRD; encoded by the coding sequence TTGGTCACAGAGATCGCGACCCCGGTCGCCGCGCCCCACGCCCCCACTCCGCCGTCGACCGCCCGCGCGGGCGCCGGTGTCGTCAAGCCCGGGTACGACCCGGCGCTCACCAACGAGGACCTCGCCCCGCTCCGCGAGCAGCGCTGGACGAGCTACAACATCTTCGCGTTCTGGATGTCCGACGTGCACTCGGTCGGCGGCTACGTCACCGCCGGGTCGCTCTTCGCCCTGGGCATCGCGAGCTGGCAGGTCCTCGTCGCCCTGGTCGTCGGCATCCTGATCGTGCAGGTGTTCGCGAACCTCGTCGCGAAGCCGTCGCAGCGGACCGGGGTCCCGTACCCGGTGATCAACCGCGCGGTGTTCGGCGTCGTCGGCGCGAACGTCCCGGCGATCATCCGCGGGCTCATCGCGATGGCCTGGTACGGCGTGCAGACGTTCCTCGCCGCGCAGTCCCTCAACATCGTGTTCCTGAAGTTCGTCCCCGGGTCGACTGCGCTCCTGGACCACTCGTTCCTCGGCCTGTCCGCGCTCGGCTGGATCTCGTACGCGATCCTCTGGGTCGCCCAGGCGGCGCTGTTCTCGATGGGCATGGAGGCGATCCGGCGCTTCATCGACTGGGCCGGCCCCGCGGTGTACGTCGTGATGATCGCCCTCGCCGTGTACCTCGTCGCGAAGGCCGGCATCGGCAACATCTCGCTGACGCTGCACACCGGCGCACCGATGTCCTTCGGCGCGTCGATCCCGGTGATGCTCTCGGCGATCGCGATCGTCGTCAGCTACTTCTCGGGCCCGATGCTCAACTTCGGTGACTTCTCGCGCTACGGCCGCAGCTTCCGGGCCGTCAAGCGCGGGAACCTCTGGGGCCTGCCGGTCAACTTCCTGTTCTTCTCGATCCTCACCGTGCTGTGCGCGAGCGCCACGGTCCCGGTGTTCGGCAAGCTCATCACCGACCCGATCGAGACCGTGCAGGCGATCGACGCGCCGTTCGCGGTGCTGCTCGGCGGACTGACCTTCGTCACCGCGACGGTCGGCATCAACATCGTCGCGAACTTCATCAGCCCCGCGTTCGACTTCTCGAACGTCGCCCCGCGGAAGATCAGCTGGCGCGCAGGCGGCATGATCGCCGCCGTCGGCTCGGTCCTGCTGACCCCGTGGAACTGGTACGGCAACGACCAGGCGATCCTATACACGCTCGGCATCCTCGGTGCGCTCATCGGCCCGCTGTTCGGCATCCTCATCGCCGGGTACTACCTCGTCGCGAAGCAGCGCGTCGCGGTCGACGACATGTACTCGAAGGAGCCGACCGCGCGCTACTGGTACCGCAACGGCTGGAACCCGAACGCGATCTGGACCCTCGTCGTCGCCGGTGCCGTGTCGGTCGCCAGCGCGGTGCTGCCGCCCGCCACCGGCGTCCTGCCGTGGCTGTCGAACTACAGCTGGTTCATCGGCTGCGGCCTCGGGCTCGTGCTCTTCCGCGCCCTCGAGCACCGGTCGCCGCGCATGCCCGCGCTGTCCGCCGACGACCCCACGGTCGACCACGGCGCCGCCCCCGGCCGCGACTGA
- a CDS encoding VIT1/CCC1 transporter family protein: MSTASDLALPVSEHDDATSAARLNWLRAGLLGANDGIVSVAAVLVGVAGAGAGTGPVVAAGTAALVGGAISMALGEYISVSGARDAQRTGQAAQQAQLEADAEDAPTLAAHYRSLGVDDDVAEAVARQLVRPEVRRRRAAAALRDAEDEVVSPWRAAWVSAATFTTGALLPFLAMLLAPESSRIVVTVVAVLVALAATGTTGAVLGGARRGRATVRVVVGGALALAATYAAGALLGTHAF; encoded by the coding sequence ATGTCGACCGCATCGGACCTCGCCCTGCCCGTCTCCGAGCACGACGACGCCACCAGCGCCGCCCGGCTCAACTGGCTCCGAGCGGGCCTGCTCGGCGCGAACGACGGCATCGTGTCCGTCGCCGCCGTGCTCGTCGGCGTCGCGGGTGCGGGAGCCGGCACCGGTCCCGTCGTCGCCGCGGGCACCGCGGCCCTGGTCGGCGGGGCGATCTCGATGGCCCTCGGCGAGTACATCTCGGTGAGCGGTGCCCGCGACGCGCAGCGCACCGGGCAGGCGGCGCAGCAGGCCCAGCTCGAGGCCGACGCCGAGGACGCGCCGACCCTCGCTGCGCACTACCGCTCGCTCGGCGTGGACGACGACGTCGCCGAGGCCGTCGCCCGGCAGCTCGTCCGCCCCGAGGTCCGTCGTCGTCGGGCTGCGGCCGCGCTCCGGGACGCCGAGGACGAGGTCGTCAGCCCCTGGCGCGCGGCGTGGGTCTCCGCGGCGACCTTCACGACGGGTGCGCTGCTGCCCTTCCTGGCGATGCTGCTGGCGCCGGAGTCCTCCCGCATCGTCGTCACCGTCGTCGCTGTGCTCGTGGCCCTCGCGGCGACCGGCACGACCGGTGCGGTCCTGGGCGGTGCCCGCCGCGGGCGTGCGACGGTCCGGGTCGTGGTGGGTGGCGCGCTCGCCCTCGCCGCGACCTACGCGGCCGGTGCGCTCCTCGGCACGCACGCGTTCTAG
- a CDS encoding GNAT family N-acetyltransferase: MIGSSFVVRTADDDGTAVAATELWVAAVAARDGLPPSDAVRERARDKFGAERVALVVAETAPGSGPVGFALVTAPGTGGGADTGAAYLSLLAVHPAAQGHGLGRRLLAAAVSAAAHAGHHRTELHALDDNTAALALYRSAGFAPLGEAFPHALSGRPTRVWSAVSAQVR; encoded by the coding sequence GTGATCGGGTCGTCCTTCGTCGTGCGCACCGCGGACGACGACGGAACCGCGGTGGCCGCCACCGAACTCTGGGTCGCGGCCGTCGCCGCCCGCGACGGCCTGCCGCCCTCTGACGCCGTGCGGGAGCGCGCCCGGGACAAGTTCGGCGCGGAGCGCGTCGCCCTCGTGGTCGCCGAGACTGCACCGGGGAGCGGCCCGGTCGGCTTCGCCCTCGTGACCGCGCCCGGCACCGGCGGGGGAGCGGACACCGGTGCGGCGTACCTCAGCTTGCTCGCTGTGCACCCCGCGGCGCAGGGGCACGGGCTCGGCCGACGCCTGCTCGCGGCTGCCGTGTCCGCAGCCGCCCACGCCGGGCACCACCGTACGGAGCTGCACGCCCTCGACGACAACACCGCGGCCCTCGCGCTGTACCGGAGTGCCGGGTTCGCGCCGCTCGGGGAGGCCTTCCCGCACGCTCTGAGCGGCCGTCCGACCCGGGTCTGGAGCGCGGTATCCGCCCAGGTCAGGTGA
- a CDS encoding LLM class flavin-dependent oxidoreductase yields the protein MTSTNDTEPRETATRQIRFNAFDMNCVAHQSSGLWRHPRDRSRHYNDLSYWTELAKTLERGTFDGIFIADVLGTYDVYGDSNEAALRTGSQVPVNDPILLVSAMAAVTEHLGFGITAGTAYEHPYPFARRISTLDHLTKGRIGWNVVTGYLPSAARNMGQTDQLSHDDRYDVADEYLEVLYKLWEGSWEDDAVVEDRTSGVFTDPAKVHPIEHHGQHFDVPGIHLSEPSVQRSPVVYQAGASPRGVRFAAENAEAVFVGAPTLPQLAATVRKIRDALEAAGRDRYAAKIYTLLTVITDATDEAAQAKHRDYLSYASEEGALVLNSGWMGVDLSQYDLDEPLGNIESNAIQSAAANLSAATGEDGANWTVRDIARQTAIGGLGPVEVGSGATIADRLVEIQRETDVDGFNLAYAVTPGTWEDVIEFVIPELRARGAYPEAYVAGSLRHKLHGRGDRLPEEHRGAGYRIGARSAV from the coding sequence GTGACCTCGACGAACGACACCGAGCCCCGTGAGACCGCGACCCGGCAGATCCGCTTCAACGCGTTCGACATGAACTGCGTCGCGCACCAGTCCTCCGGACTGTGGCGGCACCCGCGCGACCGCTCGCGGCACTACAACGACCTGTCGTACTGGACCGAGCTCGCGAAGACGCTCGAGCGCGGGACGTTCGACGGCATCTTCATCGCGGACGTGCTCGGCACCTACGACGTGTACGGCGACTCGAACGAGGCCGCGCTCCGCACCGGGTCGCAGGTCCCGGTCAACGACCCGATCCTGCTCGTGTCCGCGATGGCCGCCGTCACCGAGCACCTCGGCTTCGGCATCACCGCCGGTACCGCGTACGAGCACCCGTACCCGTTCGCCCGCCGCATCTCGACGCTCGACCACCTGACGAAGGGCCGCATCGGCTGGAACGTCGTGACGGGCTACCTGCCGAGCGCCGCGCGGAACATGGGCCAGACGGACCAGCTGTCGCACGACGACCGCTACGACGTCGCCGACGAGTACCTCGAGGTCCTCTACAAGCTCTGGGAGGGCTCGTGGGAGGACGACGCCGTCGTCGAGGACCGCACGTCCGGGGTGTTCACCGACCCGGCGAAGGTCCACCCCATCGAGCACCACGGGCAGCACTTCGACGTCCCGGGCATCCACCTCTCCGAGCCCTCGGTGCAGCGGAGCCCCGTCGTGTACCAGGCCGGGGCGTCCCCGCGGGGCGTGCGTTTCGCGGCGGAGAACGCCGAGGCCGTGTTCGTCGGCGCGCCCACGCTCCCGCAGCTCGCCGCCACCGTCCGGAAGATCCGCGACGCGCTCGAGGCCGCCGGGCGGGACCGGTACGCCGCGAAGATCTACACGCTCCTGACGGTCATCACCGACGCGACCGACGAGGCCGCGCAGGCGAAGCACCGCGACTACCTGTCCTACGCGTCCGAGGAAGGCGCGCTCGTGCTCAACTCCGGGTGGATGGGCGTCGACCTGTCGCAGTACGACCTCGACGAGCCCCTCGGGAACATCGAGTCGAACGCGATCCAGTCGGCGGCCGCGAACCTGTCCGCCGCGACGGGCGAGGACGGCGCGAACTGGACCGTCCGGGACATCGCCCGCCAGACCGCGATCGGCGGACTCGGCCCGGTCGAGGTCGGCAGCGGAGCAACCATCGCGGACCGGCTCGTCGAGATCCAGCGGGAGACCGACGTCGACGGGTTCAACCTGGCGTACGCCGTGACCCCGGGGACCTGGGAGGACGTCATCGAGTTCGTCATCCCCGAGCTCCGCGCCCGCGGTGCCTACCCCGAGGCCTACGTCGCGGGGTCGCTGCGCCACAAGCTGCACGGCCGCGGCGACCGGCTGCCCGAGGAACACCGGGGCGCCGGCTACCGGATCGGCGCCCGGTCGGCCGTCTGA
- the sufU gene encoding Fe-S cluster assembly sulfur transfer protein SufU, with translation MNGLDSLYQQVILDHAKARHGDLVLDDADASHFERNPTCGDEITVSVRLEPGTDRIAAIGWQGDGCSISMASASVLADMAPGRTVPELLELTEAFRTMMRSRGAGEPDEDVLEDLVAFHGVSKFVMRVKCGMLAWVAAEAAVREASAA, from the coding sequence GTGAACGGCCTCGACTCGCTCTACCAGCAGGTCATCCTCGACCACGCCAAGGCCCGGCACGGCGACCTCGTGCTCGACGACGCCGATGCGTCGCACTTCGAGCGGAACCCGACCTGCGGCGACGAGATCACCGTCAGCGTCCGCCTCGAGCCCGGCACGGATCGCATCGCGGCGATCGGGTGGCAGGGCGACGGGTGCTCGATCTCGATGGCGTCCGCCTCCGTCCTCGCCGACATGGCCCCCGGGCGGACCGTCCCCGAGCTGCTCGAGCTCACCGAGGCGTTCCGGACGATGATGCGCTCGCGCGGGGCGGGGGAGCCCGACGAGGACGTGCTCGAGGACCTCGTGGCGTTCCACGGCGTCTCGAAGTTCGTGATGCGTGTGAAGTGCGGCATGCTCGCGTGGGTCGCCGCCGAGGCCGCCGTGCGCGAGGCGTCCGCCGCCTGA
- a CDS encoding SufS family cysteine desulfurase, translated as MTVPAPNQPLTDAEVAAIKRDFPILQQQVNGHPLAYLDSGATAERPVQVLDAERRFLETDNAAVHRGAHTLAALSTDAYEDARATVARFVGAASPSEVVWTANATDALNLVAYGIANASRGRGGATADRFRIGPGDEVLVTEAEHHANLVPWQELVALTGATLRWVPVADDGTWTAADMVALIGPRTRVVAFAHVSNVTGMIAPVAEVVAAAHEHGALVVLDACQSAPHRPLDLGALDVDFAAFSGHKMLGPNGIGVLWGRQELLDALPPFRTGGSMITTVTMESSDFMPAPERFEAGTQPVSQAVALAEAVRYLERIGTDRVRDHEETLAQRMLEGLAAVPGIRVVGPPVGVPRSGLVAFDVDGVHAHDVSQYLDAQGIAVRSGHHCAQPLHRRLGLTATSRASTYVYTTDEDVDRFLAAVAEVRDYFGASS; from the coding sequence GTGACCGTCCCCGCTCCGAACCAGCCGCTGACCGACGCCGAGGTCGCCGCGATCAAGCGGGACTTCCCGATCCTCCAACAACAGGTCAACGGTCACCCGCTCGCCTACCTGGACTCCGGGGCGACGGCCGAGCGCCCCGTGCAGGTGCTCGACGCCGAGCGCCGGTTCCTCGAGACCGACAACGCGGCCGTGCACCGCGGCGCGCACACGCTCGCGGCGCTCAGCACCGACGCCTACGAGGACGCCCGTGCCACCGTCGCGCGCTTCGTCGGGGCGGCCTCGCCGTCGGAGGTCGTCTGGACGGCGAACGCCACCGACGCCCTCAACCTCGTGGCGTACGGCATCGCCAACGCGAGCCGCGGTCGCGGGGGAGCCACCGCGGACCGCTTCCGCATCGGCCCGGGCGACGAGGTCCTCGTGACCGAGGCCGAGCACCACGCGAACCTCGTGCCGTGGCAGGAGCTCGTCGCCCTGACCGGTGCCACGCTCCGCTGGGTGCCGGTCGCCGACGACGGCACCTGGACCGCGGCGGACATGGTCGCGTTGATCGGGCCGCGCACCCGGGTGGTCGCGTTCGCGCACGTCTCGAACGTCACGGGCATGATCGCGCCGGTGGCCGAGGTCGTGGCCGCCGCGCACGAGCACGGCGCCCTGGTCGTCCTGGACGCCTGCCAGTCCGCGCCGCACAGGCCCCTCGACCTCGGGGCGCTCGACGTCGACTTCGCGGCGTTCTCCGGGCACAAGATGCTCGGACCGAACGGCATCGGCGTGCTCTGGGGCCGCCAGGAGCTCCTCGACGCCCTGCCGCCGTTCCGCACCGGCGGTTCGATGATCACCACCGTCACGATGGAGTCGTCGGACTTCATGCCCGCGCCCGAGCGGTTCGAGGCGGGGACGCAGCCGGTGTCCCAGGCCGTCGCGCTCGCCGAGGCCGTCCGGTACCTCGAGCGGATCGGCACGGACCGGGTGCGCGACCACGAGGAGACGCTCGCGCAGCGCATGCTCGAGGGCCTCGCCGCGGTCCCGGGCATCCGCGTCGTCGGACCGCCCGTCGGGGTCCCGCGCTCCGGGCTCGTCGCGTTCGACGTCGACGGGGTGCACGCCCACGACGTCTCCCAGTACCTCGACGCGCAGGGGATCGCGGTCCGCTCCGGCCACCACTGCGCCCAGCCGCTGCACCGCCGGCTCGGCCTGACCGCCACGAGCCGCGCCAGCACGTACGTGTACACGACCGACGAGGACGTCGACCGGTTCCTCGCGGCCGTCGCCGAGGTCCGCGACTACTTCGGAGCATCCTCGTGA
- a CDS encoding antitoxin — protein sequence MAGFDDITKKAQQFLQDGKVQDALKSEKAEDVSDKILDGVADAVKKATGGKYDDKIDGARDQADKHIGNQ from the coding sequence ATGGCCGGGTTCGACGACATCACGAAGAAGGCACAGCAGTTCCTGCAGGACGGCAAGGTGCAGGACGCACTGAAGAGCGAGAAGGCCGAGGACGTCAGCGACAAGATCCTCGACGGCGTCGCGGACGCGGTGAAGAAGGCAACGGGCGGCAAGTACGACGACAAGATCGACGGCGCGCGGGACCAGGCCGACAAGCACATCGGCAACCAGTAG
- a CDS encoding chloride channel protein — protein MPQTGNATRTSTPVAGSARWAVKLAVITALVGVAGGVAGISVWLALQLIQFVAFGYPFGGHLEAADAPSGWNRFAALAAAGVLTGVAWWALRRWAKPVVSVPAAVGGKRMPALSTIANAGVQILAVGLGASIGKEVAPREIGAWLAQLVTAKAGLTARETKILVACGAAAGLAAVYDVPLGGALFAVEVLLGELTFATALPAFATSAVAAVTARLVIPDEVLYHVPSMHLTPSLLVWAVVVGPLLGFAGVGFVKLTNRLQATAPKGWHLLVVLPVVFAMVGLIAVPFPEILGNGRALGLVAMNATSSSPDFAGLSPILFLLLLGVLRTITTSATIGAGAVGGTLTPSIAIGSAVGGALGGAWILLWPADGPSLAAFAFVGAAAFLATTMRAPFTALVLVVEFTQQGTDILVPSLLAITGSVAVGYLLARRRSAQMA, from the coding sequence ATGCCGCAGACCGGGAACGCGACACGCACGTCCACGCCGGTCGCCGGGAGTGCACGCTGGGCCGTCAAGCTCGCGGTGATCACCGCGCTCGTCGGCGTCGCCGGCGGCGTCGCGGGCATCAGCGTGTGGCTCGCGCTCCAGCTCATCCAGTTCGTCGCCTTCGGGTACCCCTTCGGCGGGCACCTCGAGGCGGCCGACGCGCCCTCCGGCTGGAACCGGTTCGCCGCGCTCGCCGCGGCCGGTGTGCTGACCGGCGTCGCGTGGTGGGCGCTCCGCCGGTGGGCGAAGCCCGTCGTGTCGGTGCCGGCGGCCGTCGGCGGCAAGCGGATGCCAGCCCTGTCGACCATTGCGAACGCGGGCGTGCAGATCCTCGCGGTCGGGCTCGGCGCCTCCATCGGGAAGGAGGTCGCGCCCCGGGAGATCGGGGCGTGGCTCGCGCAGCTCGTCACCGCGAAGGCCGGCCTGACCGCGCGCGAGACGAAGATCCTCGTCGCCTGCGGCGCGGCCGCTGGTCTCGCCGCGGTCTACGACGTGCCGCTCGGCGGGGCGCTGTTCGCCGTCGAGGTCCTGCTCGGGGAGCTCACGTTCGCGACGGCGCTGCCGGCGTTCGCGACGAGTGCCGTCGCCGCGGTCACCGCACGGCTCGTGATCCCGGACGAGGTGCTCTACCACGTGCCGTCGATGCACCTCACGCCGTCGCTCCTGGTGTGGGCGGTCGTGGTGGGCCCGCTCCTCGGGTTCGCCGGCGTCGGGTTCGTGAAGCTGACGAACCGGCTGCAGGCCACCGCGCCGAAGGGCTGGCACCTGCTCGTCGTGCTGCCGGTCGTGTTCGCGATGGTCGGCCTCATCGCGGTGCCGTTCCCCGAGATCCTCGGCAACGGCCGGGCGCTCGGGCTCGTGGCGATGAACGCGACCTCGTCGTCCCCGGACTTCGCGGGGCTGTCGCCCATCCTGTTCCTGCTGCTCCTCGGGGTCCTGCGCACCATCACCACGTCGGCCACGATCGGCGCCGGCGCGGTCGGCGGCACCCTGACGCCCTCGATCGCGATCGGCTCGGCGGTGGGTGGCGCGCTCGGCGGGGCGTGGATCCTGCTCTGGCCCGCCGACGGCCCGAGCCTGGCGGCCTTCGCCTTCGTCGGTGCGGCGGCCTTCCTCGCCACGACGATGCGGGCGCCGTTCACCGCGCTCGTGCTCGTCGTCGAGTTCACCCAGCAGGGCACGGACATCCTCGTGCCGTCGCTCCTCGCGATCACCGGCTCCGTCGCCGTCGGGTACCTGCTCGCACGCCGCCGCAGCGCCCAGATGGCCTGA